The Pseudomonas sp. HOU2 DNA window CTTGACCTACATCGTCGAGCACACGGCCAATGGCGCCATGGGGCTGGTGGTCAATCGACCGCAAGAGCTGAATCTGGCTGACATCCTCGAGCAATTGCGCCCGGACATCGATCCGCCAGCGCTGTGCCAGCATGTGCCGATCTTCATTGGCGGCCCGGTGCAGACCGATCGCGGTTTCGTCCTGCACCCGGCGGGCAAGACCTTTCAGGCCACCGTCGAGCTGGACGGTGATCTGGCGCTGTCCACCTCGCAGGACGTGCTGTTCGCCATCGCCGACGGCGTAGGCCCGGCGAAAAGCGTGATCGCCCTCGGTTACGCCGGTTGGGAAGCCGGGCAACTGGAGGCCGAGCTGGCCGACAATGCCTGGCTCACCTGCCCGTACGACGCCGACATCCTGTTCAACACCAGCAGCGAACTGCGTCTGGAAGCGGCGGCCCGGCACCTGGGGATCAACCTCAGCCTGCTGACCAGTCAGGCGGGGCACGCCTGATGGCCCTGCGCCTGATTCTCGGCTTCGACTACGGCACCAAACAGATCGGCGTTGCGGTCGGCCAGGTGATTACCGGCCAGGCCCGCGAGCTGTGCACCCTGAAAGCGCAGAACGGCGTACCCGACTGGAATCAGGTTGAAGCGCTGTTCAAGGAATGGAAACCCGACGCCGTGGTGGTCGGCCTGCCGCTGAACATGGACGGCACGCCCAGCGAAATGTGCCTGCGCGCCGAAAAATTCGCCCGACGCCTCAATGGCCGCTTCAATGTGCCCTTCTATACCCACGACGAACGCCTGACCACTTTTGAAGCCAAGGGTGAACGACTGGTGCGCGGCGGGCAGAAAGGCAGTTACCGCGACAACCCGGTGGACGCCATCGCCGCCGCCCTGCTGTTGCAGGGCTGGCTCGATGAAAACACTGCATTGTTTGAATCCTGACAAGCGCTTCGGCGCTTTTCTTTTGGTTATAAACCCAGCCACGTCCGGCAGGACGCGGCTCGGAATCACGAAGGAGCAACCATGAGCCTGCCCAATCCCGCCGATCTGATCAGCCAGATGGCGACCCGCCTCAAGGCGCACCTTGCACAGCGTGATATCAGCGAACCGCGTTACATCGGCATCCGCACTGGCGGCATCTGGGTCGCGCAGGCCTTGCTCAAGGAATTGGCCAGCGACGCGCCATTGGGCACGCTGGATGTTTCCTTCTACCGCGACGACTTCAGCCAGAACGGCCTGCACCCGCAAGTGCGCCCGTCGGCCCTGCCCTTCGAGATCGAAGGCCAGCACTTGGTGCTGATCGATGACGTATTGATGAGCGGCCGGACCATCCGCGCCGCCATGAACGAACTGTTCGACTACGGCCGCCCGGCCAGCGTGACCCTGGTCTGCCTGCTCGACCTGGACGCCGGCGAGCTGCCGATCCGCCCGAA harbors:
- a CDS encoding YqgE/AlgH family protein, yielding MKNVSPSYLKHHFLIAMPHMADPNFAHTLTYIVEHTANGAMGLVVNRPQELNLADILEQLRPDIDPPALCQHVPIFIGGPVQTDRGFVLHPAGKTFQATVELDGDLALSTSQDVLFAIADGVGPAKSVIALGYAGWEAGQLEAELADNAWLTCPYDADILFNTSSELRLEAAARHLGINLSLLTSQAGHA
- the ruvX gene encoding Holliday junction resolvase RuvX translates to MALRLILGFDYGTKQIGVAVGQVITGQARELCTLKAQNGVPDWNQVEALFKEWKPDAVVVGLPLNMDGTPSEMCLRAEKFARRLNGRFNVPFYTHDERLTTFEAKGERLVRGGQKGSYRDNPVDAIAAALLLQGWLDENTALFES
- the pyrR gene encoding bifunctional pyr operon transcriptional regulator/uracil phosphoribosyltransferase PyrR yields the protein MSLPNPADLISQMATRLKAHLAQRDISEPRYIGIRTGGIWVAQALLKELASDAPLGTLDVSFYRDDFSQNGLHPQVRPSALPFEIEGQHLVLIDDVLMSGRTIRAAMNELFDYGRPASVTLVCLLDLDAGELPIRPNVVGATLSLAPNERVKLSGPEPLTLELQDLNS